The Amycolatopsis nigrescens CSC17Ta-90 genomic interval CGACGCGGCTGCCGGTCCACTTGACCTCGCCGGTGGCGACGTCACGGCCCTCGAAGGTCTCCGCGTCCGTGGCCGACCCCGAAGTCGCCTTCCACTCCGTGCCCATGTCGAGCAGGTTCACGAAGAAGTCGTTGGTCAGCGATTCGGTGGCCGAGGTGAGCACACCCAGCGAAGACCCCTGGTGGTTCGCGCCGAGCACGCGCAGGCCGCCCACGAGCACGGTCAGCTCGGGCGCGCTCAGGGTCAGCAGGTTCGCGCGGTCGATCAGCAGGTACTCGGACGGCAGCCGCTGGCCCTTCCCGCGGTAGTTGCGGAACCCGTCCGCGACAGGCTCGAGCGGGGCGAAGGACTCCGCGTCGGTCTGCTGCTGCGACGCGTCCGTGCGGCCCGGGGTGAACGGGACCACGAGGTCGTGACCGGCGTTCTTGGCGGCCCGCTCGACCGCGGCGCACCCGCCGAGCACGATCAGGTCGGCGAGGGAAATCTTCTTGCCCCCGGTCTGGGAGCCGTTGAAGGACGCCTGGATGCCCTCCAGCGTGCTCAGCACGGTGGCCAGCGTGTCCGGCTCGTTGACCTCCCAGCCCCGCTGGGGCTCGAGCCGGATGCGTGCCCCGTTCGCCCCGCCGCGCTTGTCACTGCCGCGGAACGTCGAGGCCGACGCCCACGCGGTGGAGACGAGCTGGGAGATCGACAGCCCCGAACCCAGGATCTGCTCCTTGAGCGCGGCGATGTCGGCGTCCCCGACCAGCTCGTGGTCCACCGCGGGCACCGGGTCCTGCCAGATCAGCGTCTCCTGCGGGACCTGCGGCCCGAGGTAGCGCTGGATCGGGCCCATGTCGCGGTGGGTGAGCTTGAACCAGGCCCTGGCGAACGCGTCGGCGAACTCGGCCGGGTTCTCGTGGAAGCGCCGCGAGATCGGCTCGTAGATCGGGTCGAACCGCAGCGAAAGGTCGGTGGTCAGCATCGTCGGGGGACGGCTGAGCGAACCGTCCTCGGGGTCCGGCACGGTGTCCGCCCCGGCGCCGTCCTTCGGCTGCCACTGGTTGGCGCCGGCGGGGCTGCTGGTCAGCTCCCACTCGTAGCCGAACAGGTTGTCGAAGAAGCTGTTGTCCCACGTCGTCGGCGTGCCCGTCCAGGTGACCTCCAGGCCGCTGGTGATCGCGTCCCTGCCCTTGCCGCTGCCGAAGGTGTTCTTCCAGCCGAGGCCCTGCTCCACGAGCGAGGCGCCTTCGGGCTCGGGGCCGACGTGCTGGTCCGGGTCGGCCGCGCCGTGAGCCTTGCCGAAGGTGTGCCCACCCGCGATCAGCGCGACGGTCTCCTCGTCGTTCATCGCCATCCGCCGGAACGTCTCGCGGATGTCCCTTGCCGCGGCGAGCGGGTCCGGGTTTCCGTTCGGGCCCTCGGGGTTGACGTAGATCAGGCCCATCTGGACGGCGGCGAGCGGGCCTTCGAGCTCCCGGTCGCCGGTGTAGCGCTCGTCGCCGAGCCAGGTGCGCTCGGGACCCCAGTAGACGTCCTCGTCGGGCTCCCAGACGTCCGCCCGGCCACCGGCGAAGCCGAAGGTCTTCAAGCCCATGGTCTCCAGGGCGCGGTTTCCGGTGAAGATCATCAGGTCCGCCCACGAGATCTTGCGGCCGTACTTCTTCTTCACCGGCCAGAGCAGCCTGCGCGCCTTGTCCAGGCTCGCGTTGTC includes:
- the katG gene encoding catalase/peroxidase HPI gives rise to the protein MSDSPDAVVGEMNEESAGGCPVSAGRFNHPTEGGSNREWWPNQLNLTILRKHPAVANPMGEEFDYAAAFNTVDLDALAKDVDEVLSTSQDWWPADFGHYGPLMIRMAWHSAGTYRIEDGRGGAGAGMQRFAPLNSWPDNASLDKARRLLWPVKKKYGRKISWADLMIFTGNRALETMGLKTFGFAGGRADVWEPDEDVYWGPERTWLGDERYTGDRELEGPLAAVQMGLIYVNPEGPNGNPDPLAAARDIRETFRRMAMNDEETVALIAGGHTFGKAHGAADPDQHVGPEPEGASLVEQGLGWKNTFGSGKGRDAITSGLEVTWTGTPTTWDNSFFDNLFGYEWELTSSPAGANQWQPKDGAGADTVPDPEDGSLSRPPTMLTTDLSLRFDPIYEPISRRFHENPAEFADAFARAWFKLTHRDMGPIQRYLGPQVPQETLIWQDPVPAVDHELVGDADIAALKEQILGSGLSISQLVSTAWASASTFRGSDKRGGANGARIRLEPQRGWEVNEPDTLATVLSTLEGIQASFNGSQTGGKKISLADLIVLGGCAAVERAAKNAGHDLVVPFTPGRTDASQQQTDAESFAPLEPVADGFRNYRGKGQRLPSEYLLIDRANLLTLSAPELTVLVGGLRVLGANHQGSSLGVLTSATESLTNDFFVNLLDMGTEWKATSGSATDAETFEGRDVATGEVKWTGSRVDLVFGSNSELRAVAEVYASDDSKEKFVRDFVAAWDKVMNLDRFDLS